GTGTTCGGTGACATCTGGGGCAGGTGCGTCTTCCCGGACGGCACAATCGGGGTGCTGGACCAATCTGTATCGACCGTGATGTTCTACAGCGCCGGGGGTGATTACCTGCGGGAGTTCTACTATTCAGCAGTATCCGACAGCTACTTCGGAATTTGACATTAGTCCACAGCTTCAATATCATGCAATTTGAATATTGAGAGTATTTAGTGGTGTTATACTTGAACTACCTCTATGGTAGATTGACTACGAATGCGTAGAAAAAGGTTCTCCAAAGGAGAATTCGAGGATTTGAAGCAAAGGAAATCACATTTTCTGTCTCTCATTAAGGTAAGAAGTAAACATGAAAAATCAATTCACGAGAATTGCTGAAGTCGTTACAACAGACGAAAAAGCAGCTGTTAGAGAACTATTTGAGGGTATTTACCAGGAAGAGATGGGAGGTGTAATCTTTTTCTGCTCAGCGGACTATGACCTGGACAAGTTGGCTTGCGAAATGAACGAGACATTTTCCTGCCCGGTTATTGGTTGTACGACTGCTGGTGAAATAGGCACCAGGTACATAAATGGCGGAATGGTCGCCGTAAGTTTGTCATCGAAGGTGTTTAGATTGCACCCGTATATGATTACTCCGCTCAAAGGATTTGATATCGCATCCGCTCAAGAAATAACAGACACTCTATCATCTGAGTTAACACTTTCAGCTACACTTGATCCCAATAAGATGTTTGGCTTATTATTAATTGATGGTCTGTCTGTTTTGGAGGAAATGATTACCGCCACCTTGCATAATGTTCTTAAAGGGGTATCCTTGATCGGCGCTTCAGCCGGAGATAGCCTGAATTTTACCGAAACAAGAGTATATTTCAAAGGAGAATTCATTTCAGATGCAGCAGTCTTTTCACTAATAGAAACTTCTCTGGATTTCGAAACATTTAAAATACAGCACTTCGTTCCATCGGAAAAGGACATGGTCATTACGGAGGCAGATCCATCACAAAGGATAGTCTATGAAATAGATGGAGGGCCTGCCGGGGAGGAATTTGCAAAAATCATCGGTCTGGATGTTAAAGAGTTAACTTCCCAGATATTCGCCATGTACCCGGTCATGCTGCAGATCGGAGAAGACTGGTATGTCCGCTCAATACAAAAAACAAATGACGATGGCAGCTTGACCTTCTTCTGCGCTATTGACGAAGGATTGCCCTTGATAGTGGCAAAGGGTGTTGGAATTGTTGATACTCTAAAGGAAAAGGTCAAGGAGTTGGAAACTGATTTCTCTGAAATCGAGTTGACTATAGGTTTCGATTGCATTCTGAGGCGTCTGGAAATTATGGAAAAGACGCTGAGTAAGAATGTTGAAGATGAACTCCGAAAGATCAAATTCATAGGATTCAGTACGTTTGGTGAGCAGTTCAACTCATTACATGTCAATCAAACACTAACAGGAGTAACTATAGGATATCATTCTTCAAAGGTTTGACTTATGAACGATATAGATGACCTGAAATCGCAAATAATAGACCTGGAAAAGAAACTTGAAAAACAGAAAAAAATAACAGCTGCACTAAAAAAGAGAGTTAGTAAAAGTATTCAGTCCACAGGGAGTTCATATTCTCTTTTTGAAAGAACTATCCTTCTACAGGAAAAAGTCAAATCCAGAACCCTGGACCTCCAGAAAGCAAAAGAACTCGCAGAGATCGCCAATCGTACTAAAAGCGCATTTCTTGCGAATATGAGTCACGAAATCAGGACACCGATGAACGGTGTTATAGGTATGATTGGTCTGCTATTAAGTACTGATCTTGATGATGAGCAGCGGAGTTTTGCCAAGACTGTTCGATCCAGCGGTGAGTCACTTTTGGAGATAATCAACCAGATTTTAGATTTTTCCAAGATCGAGGCGGGTATGCTGGAGATGGAGATCCTCGATTTCGACCTTCTCTTTCTATTAGAAGATTTCGCCGAGATGATGGCTCTAAAGGCGTTTGAAAAGGGATTGGAATTTATCTGTGCTTCATCGCCCGTTGTTCCATCTCATCTTCGAGGAGACCCCGGTCGTTTACGGCAGATTCTTACTAACCTGACAGGCAACGCCATAAAGTTCACGTCAGAGGGTGAAGTGGCTATTCGAACCAGTCTGGAATCGGAAACGGAGGATGAAGTTCTGATCCGAATTTCAGTGTGCGATACCGGATTGGGCATCCCGGAGAACAAGAAGAATATTCTTTTTGAACAGTTTACTCAGGTAGATACCTCTACAACTCGCAGATTCGGAGGCACAGGATTAGGCCTTG
This genomic window from Candidatus Aegiribacteria sp. contains:
- a CDS encoding FIST C-terminal domain-containing protein; this translates as MKNQFTRIAEVVTTDEKAAVRELFEGIYQEEMGGVIFFCSADYDLDKLACEMNETFSCPVIGCTTAGEIGTRYINGGMVAVSLSSKVFRLHPYMITPLKGFDIASAQEITDTLSSELTLSATLDPNKMFGLLLIDGLSVLEEMITATLHNVLKGVSLIGASAGDSLNFTETRVYFKGEFISDAAVFSLIETSLDFETFKIQHFVPSEKDMVITEADPSQRIVYEIDGGPAGEEFAKIIGLDVKELTSQIFAMYPVMLQIGEDWYVRSIQKTNDDGSLTFFCAIDEGLPLIVAKGVGIVDTLKEKVKELETDFSEIELTIGFDCILRRLEIMEKTLSKNVEDELRKIKFIGFSTFGEQFNSLHVNQTLTGVTIGYHSSKV